Proteins found in one Magnolia sinica isolate HGM2019 chromosome 5, MsV1, whole genome shotgun sequence genomic segment:
- the LOC131246489 gene encoding CDP-diacylglycerol--inositol 3-phosphatidyltransferase 1-like, with the protein MVTDRVSTVCLLAILAHFYRPAMLFLSLLALDISSHWLQMYSTFLAGKASHKDVKDSTNWLLKTYYGHRLFMAYCCVGTEVLYIILFLLAENHSENLVDVLVKSVKSSSLLLFLVTLALFGWMIKQAVNIIQMKTAADVCVLCDVNRRKRP; encoded by the exons ATGGTAACAGACAG GGTCAGCACTGTTTGTCTATTGGCAATCCTCGCGCACTTTTATAG ACCTGCCATGCTTTTCTTGTCATTGCTTGCCTTGGATATTTCCAGCCATTGGTTGCAAATGTACAG TACTTTCCTTGCAGGCAAGGCTAGTCACAAAGATGTAAAAGACAGCACTAACTGGCTTTTGAAGACATACTATGGACACCGTTTATTCATGGCTTACTGCTGTGTGGGAACTGAG GTTCTTTACATCATCCTTTTCCTCCTTGCTGAGAACCATTCAGAAAATCTTGTTGAT GTTTTGGTGAAGTCTGTGAAATCAAGCTCTTTGCTCTTATTTCTAGTCACATTAGCTCTGTTTGGGTGGATGATCAAACAAGCAGTCAACATCATACAG ATGAAAACAGCTGCAGATGTGTGTGTGCTCTGTGATGTGAACAGAAGGAAGAGACCCTGA